CCAGCAGGCTCCGCACCAGCGACAGGCTGCCGATCGTCCGCACCGGCGCGTCGGACTCCCGCTTCAGCGCCGCGATCCCCGGCGCGATCCCCGCCGCCGGGTCGGTGCTCAGCACGCGGCTGTTCGCCCAGTCGAGCGGTTCGCGCAGCCGTCCGGAGACGACGACCTTCGGCAGCGCGGTCATCCGGACGCTGCTCGGGTCGGTGGCCGCGGCGGACATGTCGGCCATCAGCTCGTAGGTCACGCGTCCCATCAGGAGGGTCTGCGGGCGTGCGGTCTCGGTGGTGATCCACGCACCGAGGTCGGGGCCGTAGTACCCGAAGAACGGGCCGACGTCCTCGCCGGCGGCGAAACCGTCGACGGAGACGAACAGGTCGGCGATGAGCTCCGCCACGGGCAGCTCCCTCTCGTCGGCGGTTCGGTGCCAGCCTAGGTCGGGAAGCTGAGCGTTCTCACATACTTCGGAACCGCGGACGGCCACCGACCGATACTCGGATGCCGCTCGCGCGGTCGCCACGATCGTCGTCAGGGAGTGACCCACCGCACCGATGCACCAGTACCAACAGCCCTACCGGGTTGTCGACGCGCAGAACCAGGGATGGCGGCTGACCACCGGCACCGGCAGGTACGCGCCGGACTTCGGCTTCACCCGTGGGTTGCCCGCCGCGGTCAGTCTCGCCGAGCTCGCCACGAGCCGCGGCCCGATCCGGCCGGTGGTGCCGGCCCCCGACGCCGACCGTCTGGTGCTGCTGCGCGCGTTCCGGGACGCCGGGGACAAGGCTGCGGTCTCGTTGCTGGTCGCGCTGGCGGAGGTCCTCCGGCAGGCGGGCGACGGCACCGACCACGACACCGCCCGGCGGACGCTGGTCGCCGGTGCCGAGGAGTCGTGGGAATCCGCCCATCTGACGATGCTGCTCGGCGGTGCAGCGATGGGGCCGGGCACCACGCCCGCCGGGTACGACCCGGCGGCCGTCGGCACGATCGTGTGCGTCCTGGGGCCCTGGGTCGTTGGAAGCGACGTGTACGTGGAGGTCGCGCAGACGCTCTCCGCGGTGTTCGCCGACTACCTCGACGAGGACGTCGACGGCCGTCCGCGGGGGTGGGGTGGCGCGGCGGATCCGTCGCTCCAGCCCGGCGCCACCGGCTTCGAGACCAACGGCGGGCGGCTGCTCTACAGCTGGCTGGCGTCCCGGTCCCGCCGGAAGCGGGCGCACACCGTCGGCTGGTAGTTCGGCGCCGCCGGGCTCACCGCGTGCCGCTGATCGTGGTCGGACCGGCGCCGGCGACGCCGTCCAGGCCGACCCGGGTGGTCAAGCCGACGTGGTCGGACGCCCAGATCTTGGTGTCGTCCTCGGTCGTCAGCTGCTCGGCGAAGAGGGTGTCGGAATCGAGGACCGGGAATCGCGCCTCGTCGCCGCTGAGCAGGACGTAGTCGATCCGGTGACCGGTGGCGCCGGCCGGCAGGAACTCCGGGTGATAGGTCACCGCGTCGCTGTCCCGGAACGGATCGCGCCACGCACCGTCCTCGGTGATCAGCGGGTAGAGCTTCGAGTCGGCGGCGATGTTGAAGTCACCGCTGACCACCGTCAGCGTGGTCTCCGGCGACCGGACCTCCCGGAGGAACGTGTGCAGCACGGCGACCTGCTCCTCGTGGAATCGG
This genomic window from Cryptosporangium minutisporangium contains:
- a CDS encoding dihydrofolate reductase family protein; this translates as MAELIADLFVSVDGFAAGEDVGPFFGYYGPDLGAWITTETARPQTLLMGRVTYELMADMSAAATDPSSVRMTALPKVVVSGRLREPLDWANSRVLSTDPAAGIAPGIAALKRESDAPVRTIGSLSLVRSLLALGLVDQLRLMVFPLTLGADGREPAYTGHPRAGLRLAGTTVLDDRIVLLTYRP